Proteins found in one Arachis stenosperma cultivar V10309 chromosome 8, arast.V10309.gnm1.PFL2, whole genome shotgun sequence genomic segment:
- the LOC130945205 gene encoding cellulose synthase A catalytic subunit 3 [UDP-forming] yields MESEGEAGAKPITALGAQVCQICGDNVGKTVDGESFVACSVCAFPVCRPCYEYERKDGNQCCPQCKTRYKRHKGSPAILGDREEDVGADDVSSDFNYDSENQNQKTKISERMLSWHMTYGRGAEGGAPNYDKEVSHNHIPLLTSGQEVSGELSAASPERLSMASPGVGGGKRTIHHTPYSSDVNQSPNIRGGDPGLGNVAWKERVDGWKMKQEKNVVPMSTGQSASERGAGDIDASTDVLVDDSLLNDEARQPLSRKVSIPSSRINPYRMVIILRLVILCMFLHYRITNPVPNAFALWLISVICEIWFAISWILDQFPKWLPVNRETYLDRLALRYDREGEPSQLAAVDIFVSTVDPLKEPPLVTANTILSILAVDYPVDKVSCYLSDDGAAMLTFEALAETSEFARKWVPFCKKYNIEPRAPEWYFAQKIDYLKDKVQPSFVKDRRAMKREYEEFKVRINGLVSKAQKVPEEGWVMQDGTPWPGNNTRDHPGMIQVFLGQSGGLDSEGNELPRLVYVSREKRPGFQHHKKAGAMNALVRVSAVLTNGPFLMNLDCDHYINNSKALREAMCFMMDPNLGKYVCYVQFPQRFDGIDRNDRYANRNTVFFDINLRGLDGIQGPVYVGTGCVFNRTALYGYEPPLKPKHKKPGLLSSLCGGRRKKSSKSSKNGSDKKKSSKHADPTVPIFSLEDIEEGVEGTGFDDEKTLLMSQVSLEKRFGQSAVFVASTLMENGGVPQSATPETLLKEAIHVISCGYEDKTEWGAEIGWIYGSVTEDILTGFKMHARGWRSVYCMPKRPAFKGSAPINLSDRLNQVLRWALGSVEILLSRHCPIWYGYGGRLKWLERFAYVNTTIYPITAIPLLMYCTLPAVCLLTNKFIIPQISNIASLWFISLFLSIFATGILEMRWSGVGIDEWWRNEQFWVIGGVSSHLFAVLQGLLKVLAGIDPNFTVTSKASDDDGDFAELYMFKWTTLLIPPTTLLIVNLVGVVAGISYAINSGYQSWGPLFGKLFFAFWVIIHLYPFLKGLMGRQNRTPTIVVVWSILLASIFSLLWVRVDPFTTRVTGPDAEICGINC; encoded by the exons ATGGAGTCAGAAGGAGAAGCAGGG GCAAAGCCAATTACAGCTTTGGGTGCGCAAGTGTGCCAAATTTGTGGTGATAATGTTGGGAAGACTGTGGATGGTGAATCATTTGTCGCATGCAGTGTTTGTGCGTTCCCTGTGTGCAGGCCTTGTTACGAGTATGAAAGGAAGGATGGGAACCAGTGCTGCCCCCAGTGCAAAACTCGCTACAAGAGGCACAAAG GAAGCCCTGCCATTCTTGGAGACAGGGAAGAGGATGTTGGTGCTGATGATGTTTCTAGTGACTTCAATTATGATTCAGAAAATCAAAACCAAAAGACAAAGATTTCAGAGCGCATGTTGAGCTGGCACATGACATATGGCCGAGGAGCAGAGGGTGGTGCTCCAAATTATGATAAGGAAGTTTCTCACAACCACATTCCCTTGCTGACCAGTGGACAAGAG GTCTCTGGTGAGTTATCCGCAGCTTCACCTGAGAGGCTCTCAATGGCATCTCCTGGAGTTGGTGGTGGGAAGCGTACTATCCATCATACTCCATATTCATCTGATGTTAATCAATCTC CAAATATTAGGGGTGGGGATCCAGGGTTGGGCAATGTAGCTTGGAAAGAAAGAGTTGATGGCTGGAAGatgaagcaagaaaagaatgTTGTTCCAATGAGCACAGGCCAATCTGCTTCTGAAAGAGGAGCTGGAGATATTGATGCTAGTACTGATGTGCTTGTTGATGATTCCTTGTT GAATGATGAAGCTCGGCAACCACTTTCAAGGAAGGTTTCGATTCCATCGTCTAGGATTAATCCATATCGTATGGTCATCATTCTACGGCTGGTCATCCTCTGCATGTTCTTGCACTACCGTATAACAAACCCAGTGCCCAATGCATTTGCATTGTGGTTAATATCAGTTATATGTGAGATTTGGTTTGCTATATCATGGATATTGGATCAATTCCCCAAGTGGCTTCCTGTAAACCGTGAAACATATCTTGATAGGCTTGCACTAAG ATATGACAGAGAAGGAGAACCGTCTCAGCTAGCAGCTGTTGACATTTTTGTCAGTACTGTCGACCCCTTAAAGGAGCCTCCACTGGTTACTGCCAATACTATATTGTCAATTCTTGCAGTTGACTACCCAGTGGATAAGGTCTCATGCTATCTGTCTGATGATGGTGCTGCTATGTTGACATTTGAAGCACTTGCCGAGACATCAGAATTTGCAAGGAAATGGGTTCCTTTCTGCAAGAAGTATAACATTGAACCCCGTGCACCTGAGTGGTATTTTGCACAGAAGATTGACTACTTGAAAGATAAGGTTCAGCCATCGTTTGTCAAGGATCGCAGAGCAATGAAG AGAGAATATGAAGAATTTAAAGTTCGCATTAACGGACTTGTTTCAAAGGCACAGAAAGTTCCCGAAGAAGGATGGGTGATGCAAGATGGCACGCCATGGCCTGGAAATAACACAAGAGACCATCCTGGAATGATCCAG GTTTTCTTAGGTCAAAGCGGAGGACTCGACTCTGAAGGTAATGAACTTCCAAGATTAGTCTATGTTTCTCGTGAAAAGCGTCCAGGGTTTCAACATCACAAAAAGGCCGGTGCAATGAACGCATTG GTTCGGGTTTCTGCTGTCCTAACTAATGGACCTTTCTTAATGAATCTCGATTGTGATCACTACATAAACAACAGCAAGGCCTTGCGGGAAGCTATGTGCTTTATGATGGATCCCAATCTTGGGAAATATGTTTGCTATGTACAGTTTCCACAGAGGTTTGATGGTATTGATAGGAATGATCGATATGCCAATCGTAACACTGTTTTCTTCGAT ATAAACTTGAGAGGTTTGGATGGAATCCAAGGTCCTGTATATGTGGGTACGGGATGTGTCTTTAACAGGACAGCTTTATATGGTTATGAACCGCCTCTTAAACCGAAGCATAAAAAGCCTGGGTTGCTATCTTCTCTCTGTGGCGGAAGGCGAAAGAAGAGTTCTAAATCTAGTAAGAATGGATCAGACAAGAAAAAATCTAGCAAGCATGCTGATCCAACTGTGCCCATCTTCAGTCTAGAGGATATTGAAGAAGGAGTAGAAG GAACTGGATTTGATGATGAGAAAACGCTACTTATGTCACAAGTGAGCCTTGAGAAAAGGTTTGGTCAATCTGCTGTTTTTGTTGCCTCCACTCTTATGGAGAATGGTGGCGTGCCTCAGTCGGCTACTCCAGAAACTCTTCTTAAGGAGGCAATTCATGTTATCAGCTGCGGTTATGAGGACAAAACTGAATGGGGAGCTGAG ATAGGATGGATATATGGTTCTGTCACAGAAGATATTCTTACTGGATTTAAGATGCATGCTCGTGGTTGGCGGTCTGTGTACTGCATGCCTAAGCGCCCGGCATTTAAAGGTTCTGCTCCAATCAATCTTTCGGATCGTCTGAACCAAGTGCTTCGATGGGCTTTAGGTTCTGTGGAAATTCTTCTAAGTCGGCACTGCCCCATCTGGTATGGTTATGGTGGAAGGCTCAAGTGGCTCGAGAGGTTTGCATATGTGAACACAACAATCTATCCCATCACAGCCATTCCCCTTCTCATGTATTGTACCTTACCTGCCGTCTGTTTGTTGACCAACAAGTTCATTATTCCCCAG ATCAGTAACATTGCAAGTTTATGGTTTATTTCTCTCTTCCTTTCCATCTTTGCAACTGGAATTCTCGAGATGAGGTGGAGTGGAGTCGGAATCGACGAGTGGTGGAGGAACGAACAATTTTGGGTCATCGGTGGTGTTTCATCTCATCTTTTTGCTGTGCTCCAAGGCTTACTCAAAGTGCTGGCTGGTATTGACCCCAACTTCACCGTTACCTCCAAGGCATCAGACGACGACGGGGACTTCGCTGAACTCTACATGTTCAAATGGACAACACTTCTCATTCCGCCGACAACACTTCTCATAGTGAACTTGGTTGGCGTCGTAGCTGGCATCTCCTACGCCATCAACAGTGGTTACCAATCATGGGGTCCGCTCTTTGGTAAACTCTTCTTTGCATTCTGGGTGATCATCCATTTGTACCCTTTCCTCAAAGGTCTCATGGGTCGCCAGAACCGAACGCCGACCATCGTGGTGGTTTGGTCCATTCTTCTTGCAtccattttttctcttttatggGTGAGAGTTGATCCATTCACCACAAGAGTCACTGGTCCTGATGCTGAGATATGTGGCATAAACTGCTAG